The Peribacillus simplex genome contains the following window.
TGGAGTTAGAATTGTATTGGAAAATATTCCAACAGTACGCTCAGCAGCAATTGGAGTATGGATCAAAACAGGTTCACGAAATGAAACACCTGAATTGAATGGGGTTTCACATTTTCTGGAGCATATGTTCTTTAAAGGGACAACTACGAGGAATGCGCGTGAAATTGCCGAGTCGTTCGATAGTATTGGCGGACAGGTAAATGCATTCACTTCAAAAGAGTATACATGCTATTATGCTAAAGTAATGGATAACCATGCAAGCTATGCGCTTGAAATACTTGCCGATATGTTCTTCAATTCAACATTTGATGGGGAAGAATTGAAAAAAGAAAAAAATGTAGTCTACGAAGAAATCAAAATGTACGAAGACACACCGGATGACATTGTCCATGACCTCTTAAGCAAGGCGGTTTATGAAAATCATCCTCTTGGCTATCCAATACTAGGGACGGAAAATACCCTTGAAACATTCAATAGTGATACATTGAAAAAATACGTCCATGATATGTATACACCTGATAAAGTAGTGGTTTCCATTGCGGGTAATGTGGATGAAAAATTGATTCAAGAGGTCGAAAGCTACTTTGGGTCGTATCAAGGTGGGGAAGATCGTCTTGAGTTGGTGAAACCTTCCTTTCAACAAAATAGGATCACCCGTAAAAAAGAAACGGAACAAGCCCACTTATGCCTTGGTTACAAAGGATTGGAAATCGGCAATGATAAAACATACAGCTTAATTACCTTGAATAATATTCTTGGAGGAAGCATGAGTAGCCGCCTATTCCAGGACGTCAGGGAACAACGCGGCCTTGCCTATTCCGTGTACTCCTATCATTCCAGCTATCAAGATAGCGGTTTGGTGACAGTCTATGGGGGGACAGGCACAAATCAACTCGACAGCCTATATGAAACCATTCAGGAAACACTGGATACATTAAAGAGGGATGGCATTACAGAAAAGGAATTACGAAATAGTAAAGAACAGCTTAAAGGAAGCTTGATGCTTAGCCTTGAAAGTACGAATAGCCGGATGAGCCGAAACG
Protein-coding sequences here:
- a CDS encoding M16 family metallopeptidase, whose protein sequence is MIKKYTCQNGVRIVLENIPTVRSAAIGVWIKTGSRNETPELNGVSHFLEHMFFKGTTTRNAREIAESFDSIGGQVNAFTSKEYTCYYAKVMDNHASYALEILADMFFNSTFDGEELKKEKNVVYEEIKMYEDTPDDIVHDLLSKAVYENHPLGYPILGTENTLETFNSDTLKKYVHDMYTPDKVVVSIAGNVDEKLIQEVESYFGSYQGGEDRLELVKPSFQQNRITRKKETEQAHLCLGYKGLEIGNDKTYSLITLNNILGGSMSSRLFQDVREQRGLAYSVYSYHSSYQDSGLVTVYGGTGTNQLDSLYETIQETLDTLKRDGITEKELRNSKEQLKGSLMLSLESTNSRMSRNGKNELMLGEHRSLDDIIIKIDEVTEDTVNELANQIFTEHSLSLVSPLENWDK